In the Daphnia pulicaria isolate SC F1-1A chromosome 2, SC_F0-13Bv2, whole genome shotgun sequence genome, one interval contains:
- the LOC124327649 gene encoding cytosolic Fe-S cluster assembly factor nubp1-like: MENEIPEHCPGVQSEAAGKASTCDGCPNQKICASGEVTVEDPKIMVGIQERMLNVKHKILVLSGKGGVGKSTLTSMIARVFAQDLTKNVAVMDIDICGPSAPRIMGVEGETVHQSGSGWSPVYIGENLSVMSVGLLLASPDDAVIWRGPKKNGLIKQFLSEVDWGSLDYLLMDTPPGTSDEHLSIAQYMLPCQLTGAIIVTSPQEISLLDVRKEINFCRKVNIPIIGIVENMSWFVCPKCSKESEIFLATTGGARQMASEFNLPFLGQIPLDHRLTQACDEGIDFFEEYSDSATASAFIQLVKEIKAHIKE; encoded by the exons ATGGAAAACGAAATACCGGAAC ATTGCCCTGGTGTTCAGAGTGAAGCTGCAGGAAAAGCATCTACATGTGATG GTTGTCCAAATCAAAAGATCTGTGCCTCTGGTGAAGTTACAGTAGAAGATCCTAAAATAATGGTTGGTATTCAGGAACGCATGTTGAATGTGAAACACAAG ATATTGGTACTTTCTGGCAAAGGCGGAGTAGGTAAAAGCACATTAACCAGTATGATAGCCAGAGTGTTTGCTCAGGATCTCACCAAAAAT GTTGCTGTTATGGATATTGATATTTGTGGTCCATCAGCCCCTCGCATTATGGGAGTTGAAGGTGAAACag TTCACCAAAGTGGTTCTGGCTGGTCTCCTGTT TACATAGGTGAAAATTTATCTGTCATGTCTGTTGGACTACTTTTAGCAAGTCCTGATGATGCAGTGATTTGGAgaggaccaaaaaaaaatg GTCTGATCAAACAGTTCCTGAGTGAAGTTGATTGGGGCTCATTAGACTACTTGTTAATGGATACGCCGCCAGGAACATCTGATGAACATTTATCCATTGCACAGTACATGCTTCCTTGCCAACTTACTGGGGCAATAATCGTCACTTCACCCCAGGAGATTTCTCTTTTAGATGTTCgcaaagaaataaacttttgcAGAAAGGTCAATATTCCAATAATTGGTATAGTTGAAAACATGAGTTG GTTTGTGTGTCCCAAGTGCAGTAAAGAAAGCGAAATATTTCTTGCCACTACAGGGGGTGCTCGTCAGATGGCAAGTGAATTTAACTTGCCCTTCCTTGGTCAAATTCCGCTCGATCATCGTCTTACTCAAGCATGTGACGAGGGGATCGATTTCTTCGAAGAATATTCAGATTCTGCTACTGCTTCAGCATTTATTCAGCTTGTTaaag AAATCAAAGCACACATCAAGGAGTGA